In a genomic window of bacterium:
- a CDS encoding DUF523 and DUF1722 domain-containing protein: MLKPRIVISKCLTGAYCRYNGEIIFDRFINRLQEYAEFNPVCPELEIGLGVPRDPIRLILQRGKLSLIQPATGRDVTQEMIRFAESYLNSIHDIDGFILKSRSPSCGIKDVKVYPGIDKHNIIEKSIGYFGQAVITQFPYLPVEDEGRLTNFKIREHFLTRVYTLASFRNLAKSMKELVRFHTANKYLLMLYNQKSLRTLGKLVANQKKLPLDKIWTEYQQELYTALRRIPRYTSVINVLMHGLGYFSKQLTAREKSFFLDAIQKYRLEKVPLSVPLNILNSWIVRFDEPYLKGQTFLSPYPEELMQITDSGKGRDG, translated from the coding sequence ATGCTAAAACCGAGGATAGTCATAAGTAAATGTTTGACTGGCGCATATTGCCGATACAACGGTGAGATAATTTTCGATAGATTCATCAATCGGTTACAAGAATATGCGGAATTCAATCCGGTCTGTCCTGAGCTAGAAATCGGGTTAGGTGTTCCTCGCGACCCGATTCGACTTATTCTGCAGCGAGGTAAACTATCTTTGATTCAGCCTGCTACCGGCCGAGATGTCACCCAAGAGATGATTCGATTTGCGGAATCGTATCTCAACTCAATTCATGATATTGACGGATTCATTCTCAAATCGCGCTCGCCTTCTTGTGGGATTAAAGATGTTAAAGTTTATCCGGGAATAGATAAACATAATATTATCGAAAAAAGTATCGGATATTTTGGGCAAGCGGTTATCACTCAGTTCCCTTATTTACCGGTGGAAGATGAAGGGCGATTGACGAATTTTAAAATTCGTGAACATTTTCTAACTCGGGTATATACTCTCGCCTCATTTCGAAACCTAGCTAAATCGATGAAAGAGTTGGTTCGATTTCATACCGCAAATAAATATCTTTTAATGCTCTATAACCAGAAATCGTTACGGACGTTAGGGAAACTCGTTGCAAATCAGAAAAAGTTACCCCTTGATAAGATTTGGACTGAATATCAACAAGAATTATATACCGCATTGCGCAGAATCCCACGATATACTTCCGTTATCAACGTTCTTATGCATGGACTCGGGTATTTCTCAAAACAATTGACCGCAAGAGAGAAATCATTTTTTCTGGATGCCATACAAAAATATCGACTGGAAAAAGTTCCGTTAAGTGTCCCATTGAACATATTAAATTCCTGGATAGTGCGGTTCGATGAACCTTATTTAAAAGGGCAAACGTTTCTCAGTCCATATCCGGAAGAACTGATGCAGATTACTGATTCTGGAAAAGGGCGAGATGGATAA
- a CDS encoding tryptophan-rich sensory protein: protein MKIYTVNAIKLFTCIVLCLLAGVIGSFFTQPAIPGWYATLNKPTFTPPNWVFQPVWTFLYITMGIAAFLIWKKGLNHKPVKIALSIFLIQLFLNSIWSIAFFGFQSPLAGLMIIVFLWIAILATMISFYKISKLAVVLLIPYIFWVSFAAVLNYYLYILNR, encoded by the coding sequence ATGAAGATATATACCGTTAATGCTATTAAATTGTTTACCTGTATTGTCCTTTGCCTATTAGCTGGAGTTATCGGTTCGTTTTTTACCCAACCAGCTATTCCAGGCTGGTATGCAACCTTAAACAAACCTACGTTTACTCCACCGAATTGGGTTTTCCAGCCGGTATGGACGTTCCTCTATATTACGATGGGTATCGCAGCGTTTCTAATCTGGAAAAAAGGATTAAACCATAAACCGGTAAAAATTGCTCTAAGTATTTTTCTCATTCAGCTTTTTTTAAACAGCATCTGGTCAATTGCATTTTTTGGATTTCAATCGCCACTAGCTGGTTTGATGATCATTGTTTTCCTTTGGATAGCGATACTTGCCACAATGATTAGTTTCTATAAAATATCAAAATTAGCCGTGGTTCTTTTAATACCCTATATATTTTGGGTAAGTTTCGCTGCGGTATTAAACTATTATCTGTATATACTCAATAGATGA